The following are encoded in a window of Mycobacteriales bacterium genomic DNA:
- a CDS encoding MFS transporter has translation MSNASLAHPVASTRRWARGGVDRLADEIGGPARLQVIAILAAVLALNGADLGTVSATADDLKRAFGINNTDIGLLVTASTLIGAIFTIPVGALTDRVRRTRLLALSIAMWAVATFFSGAAESYVWLIMSRIGLGAVTATAGPTIASLTGDFFPAKARARMYGFILAGELLGTGFGFVGSGYLSAILSWRYAFWWLIIPSAVLTYVVWRLPEPARGGQSRLSEGQEELVDADDVEDMPPKNQRREEEAAIAEAREGVVEQVVEQNHTEPYRNQILTKDPAKKNLWWAVRYVLRVRTDVVIIIASALGYFYFSGLRTFAIIFAQDHYGISKSLASTLVIVIGLGALAGVYAGGRVSDKLMARGVVNARVIVPAVVMLTISVFLAPAFLLTQLWIAIPLLTIGAGLLGAANPPQDAARLDIIHPHLWGRSEGIRSALRGVLDAAAPVTFGLVSDRLFGGNVTFGGNRAGGDHSEALGYTFLLFLVVVIAAGLIVLIALRTYPRDVATADASVANTLGDRRGDRRRSRRGEGAGEPYAEEPGAEAGEPARSAGREPVGEP, from the coding sequence GTGTCCAACGCGTCTCTGGCGCACCCGGTCGCGTCCACCCGGCGCTGGGCGCGCGGCGGCGTCGACCGGCTGGCCGACGAGATCGGCGGGCCCGCGCGCCTGCAGGTGATCGCGATCCTCGCCGCGGTCCTCGCGCTGAACGGCGCGGACCTGGGCACGGTGTCGGCCACCGCCGACGACCTCAAACGCGCGTTCGGGATCAACAACACCGACATCGGTCTGCTGGTCACCGCCTCCACGCTGATCGGCGCGATCTTCACCATCCCGGTCGGCGCGCTGACCGACAGGGTCCGACGTACCCGGCTGCTCGCGCTGAGCATCGCGATGTGGGCCGTCGCGACGTTCTTCTCCGGGGCCGCGGAGTCCTACGTCTGGCTGATCATGTCGCGGATAGGGCTCGGTGCGGTCACCGCCACCGCGGGTCCGACGATCGCCTCACTCACCGGCGACTTCTTCCCGGCGAAGGCGCGGGCGCGGATGTACGGGTTCATCCTGGCCGGCGAGCTGCTCGGCACCGGCTTCGGGTTCGTCGGGTCCGGCTACCTGTCGGCCATTCTGAGCTGGCGCTACGCGTTCTGGTGGCTGATCATCCCGAGCGCCGTGCTCACCTACGTCGTCTGGCGGCTGCCGGAACCGGCTCGGGGCGGGCAGAGCCGGCTGAGCGAGGGGCAGGAGGAGCTCGTCGACGCCGACGACGTCGAGGACATGCCCCCGAAGAACCAGCGGCGCGAAGAGGAGGCGGCGATCGCCGAGGCCCGCGAGGGCGTCGTCGAGCAGGTGGTCGAGCAGAACCACACCGAGCCGTACCGCAACCAGATCCTGACCAAGGACCCGGCGAAGAAGAACCTCTGGTGGGCGGTGCGCTACGTGCTGAGGGTGCGCACCGACGTCGTCATCATCATCGCGTCCGCGCTCGGCTACTTCTACTTCTCCGGGCTGCGCACGTTCGCGATCATCTTCGCCCAGGACCACTACGGCATCTCGAAGAGCCTCGCCTCCACGCTCGTCATCGTCATCGGGCTCGGCGCACTCGCCGGGGTCTACGCCGGCGGCCGCGTGTCGGACAAGCTCATGGCCCGCGGCGTGGTCAACGCCCGCGTCATCGTGCCGGCGGTCGTGATGCTCACGATCTCGGTGTTCCTGGCACCGGCCTTCCTGCTGACACAGCTCTGGATCGCGATCCCACTGCTCACGATCGGCGCAGGGCTGCTCGGCGCGGCCAACCCGCCGCAGGACGCGGCGCGGCTCGACATCATCCACCCCCATCTCTGGGGCCGGTCCGAAGGCATCCGCTCGGCCCTGCGCGGGGTCCTCGACGCGGCGGCGCCGGTGACCTTCGGGCTGGTTTCCGACCGGTTGTTCGGCGGCAACGTGACGTTCGGCGGCAACCGGGCGGGCGGGGACCACTCGGAGGCGCTGGGCTACACGTTCCTGCTCTTCCTCGTCGTCGTCATCGCCGCCGGGCTGATAGTCCTGATCGCCCTGCGCACCTACCCGCGCGACGTGGCGACCGCCGACGCCTCCGTCGCCAACACCCTCGGCGACCGGCGCGGCGACCGGCGCCGCAGCCGCCGGGGGGAGGGCGCCGGCGAGCCGTACGCCGAGGAGCCGGGCGCCGAAGCCGGCGAGCCGGCCCGGTCAGCCGGCCGCGAGCCGGTCGGCGAGCCGTGA
- a CDS encoding GMC family oxidoreductase has product MSGLRYALKGAVGPRDNDSRFLLDVHSRQLPGEDTMRRYDDSDEVDLVVVGAGAGGSVLAQRLARRGWRVVIIEAGPFWHPDEDWVSDEAGSHALYWTQKRIIGGSDPVAMGHNNSGRGVGGSMIHYAGYTPRFHPSDFETYSRDGVGADWPISYWDLEPHYRRVERELPVAGQDWPWGDPHKYPFSPHPISAPAAVLWRGARKLGIEMRVGPVGIVNGTFGNRPHCIYRGYCLQGCKVNAKASPYVTHLPDALAHDVEVRADCMVSRVEIDDASGRAIGVTYLREGDRTERLQRAKVVAVAGYSIETPRLLLQSTSRRHPHGLGNNHDQVGRYVMVQGATQTAGRFGQELRSYKAPPPEVSSEQFYETDESRGFARGFSIQTVHPLPIAWAEHVLADGHWGAALREYMRDYNHWATVGVLNELLPHADNRVTLADETDPYGLPVARFDYSLGDNDHANMEFSTKIIQDILHAAGAQDVLTVQRFAHLIGGARMGTAPDNSVVDAGHRVWDVPNVYISDGSVCPTQGSANPALTIMALASRLADRLAAG; this is encoded by the coding sequence ATGAGCGGCTTGCGCTACGCGCTGAAGGGAGCCGTCGGCCCGCGCGACAACGACTCCCGCTTCCTGCTCGACGTCCACTCCCGGCAGCTGCCCGGCGAGGACACGATGCGTCGCTACGACGACAGCGACGAGGTCGACCTCGTGGTCGTCGGGGCGGGCGCCGGTGGGTCGGTGCTCGCGCAGCGGCTGGCCCGGCGGGGCTGGCGGGTGGTCATCATCGAGGCGGGGCCGTTCTGGCACCCCGACGAGGACTGGGTGTCCGACGAGGCCGGATCGCACGCGCTCTACTGGACGCAGAAGCGGATCATCGGCGGCAGCGACCCGGTCGCGATGGGTCACAACAACTCCGGCCGTGGGGTCGGTGGGTCGATGATCCACTATGCGGGCTACACGCCGCGGTTCCATCCGTCCGACTTCGAGACCTACTCGCGCGACGGGGTCGGCGCCGACTGGCCGATCTCCTACTGGGATCTCGAGCCGCACTACCGCCGGGTCGAGCGCGAGCTGCCGGTGGCCGGGCAGGACTGGCCCTGGGGCGACCCGCACAAGTACCCCTTCAGCCCCCATCCGATCAGCGCGCCGGCCGCCGTGTTGTGGCGCGGCGCCCGCAAGCTCGGCATCGAGATGCGGGTCGGGCCGGTGGGCATCGTCAACGGGACGTTCGGCAACCGGCCGCACTGCATCTACCGCGGCTACTGCCTGCAGGGGTGCAAGGTCAACGCGAAGGCCAGCCCCTACGTGACCCACCTGCCCGATGCGCTGGCCCACGACGTCGAGGTCCGGGCCGACTGCATGGTGTCGCGGGTCGAGATCGACGACGCGAGCGGCCGTGCCATCGGCGTGACCTACCTGCGCGAGGGCGACCGCACCGAGCGGCTGCAGCGCGCCAAGGTCGTCGCCGTCGCGGGCTACTCCATCGAGACGCCGCGGCTGCTGCTGCAGTCGACCAGCCGCCGGCACCCGCACGGGCTCGGCAACAACCACGACCAGGTCGGCCGTTACGTCATGGTGCAGGGCGCGACCCAGACCGCGGGGCGGTTCGGGCAGGAGCTGCGTTCCTACAAGGCGCCGCCGCCCGAGGTGTCGAGCGAGCAGTTCTACGAGACCGACGAGTCGCGCGGCTTCGCACGCGGCTTCTCCATCCAGACCGTGCACCCGCTGCCGATCGCGTGGGCCGAGCACGTGCTCGCCGACGGGCACTGGGGCGCGGCGCTGCGGGAGTACATGCGCGACTACAACCACTGGGCGACGGTCGGCGTGCTCAACGAGCTGTTGCCGCACGCCGACAACCGGGTCACGCTGGCCGACGAGACGGACCCCTACGGTCTGCCGGTCGCCCGCTTCGACTACAGCCTCGGCGACAACGACCACGCGAACATGGAGTTCTCGACGAAGATCATCCAGGACATCCTGCATGCGGCGGGCGCGCAGGACGTGCTGACGGTTCAGCGCTTCGCGCATCTCATCGGCGGCGCCCGCATGGGCACCGCACCGGACAACTCGGTCGTCGACGCCGGGCATCGGGTGTGGGACGTGCCCAACGTCTACATCAGCGACGGCTCGGTCTGCCCGACTCAGGGCAGTGCCAACCCGGCACTCACGATCATGGCGCTGGCGTCACGGCTCGCCGACCGGCTCGCGGCCGGCTGA
- a CDS encoding gluconate 2-dehydrogenase subunit 3 family protein, whose protein sequence is MADPSLPHHLPKRRPGNKPGDPAETWPRQRVGTTPQMIGRYPDYDVLSVADTWDEATRKVVLARLDPPGPLRFFSAREEPTVRAFCDLVTDQHAEPRVPVVSAIDAKLADGRLDGFQYADMPDDRDTWHLVLAGLEHTAQQRHGRAFAHCAPGAQEAIVDGFSQGDLDGGPWEQLNVSRAWSVVLRAVLEGFYSHPWSWNEIGFGGPAYPRGYMRLGPTSTLEPWEKPGAGNEDPAPVAQQIEQRRRADEGR, encoded by the coding sequence GTGGCCGACCCGTCCCTGCCGCACCACCTGCCGAAGCGCCGGCCGGGCAACAAGCCGGGCGACCCGGCCGAGACCTGGCCGCGGCAGCGCGTCGGGACGACGCCGCAGATGATCGGTCGCTACCCCGACTACGACGTGCTGTCGGTCGCCGACACGTGGGACGAGGCAACCCGCAAGGTCGTCCTCGCTCGGCTCGACCCGCCCGGGCCGTTGCGGTTCTTCTCCGCGAGGGAGGAGCCGACCGTGCGGGCGTTCTGCGACCTGGTGACCGACCAGCACGCGGAGCCGCGAGTCCCGGTCGTCAGCGCGATCGACGCCAAGCTGGCCGACGGCCGGCTCGACGGGTTCCAGTACGCCGACATGCCGGACGACCGCGACACCTGGCACCTGGTGCTGGCCGGGCTGGAGCACACCGCGCAGCAGCGGCACGGCCGGGCGTTCGCGCACTGCGCGCCCGGTGCGCAGGAGGCGATCGTCGACGGCTTCTCGCAGGGCGACCTCGACGGCGGCCCGTGGGAGCAGCTCAACGTGTCGCGGGCGTGGTCGGTCGTCCTGCGCGCGGTGCTCGAGGGCTTCTACTCCCACCCGTGGTCGTGGAACGAGATCGGCTTCGGCGGGCCGGCCTACCCCCGGGGCTACATGCGGCTCGGGCCGACCAGCACGCTCGAGCCCTGGGAGAAGCCGGGCGCCGGCAACGAGGACCCGGCACCGGTCGCGCAGCAGATCGAGCAGCGCCGCCGCGCCGACGAGGGTCGCTGA
- a CDS encoding peroxiredoxin: protein MLAPGTPAPGFALPDQDGRTVRLADFAGRWLLLWWYPKASTPGUTVEGWALRDRAAEFAAAGCAVVGASFDPPEANKEFADAQAFGFPLLSDVDRSVGRAYGVTRDDDDQYAAYPQRVSYLIDAGGVVRVVYTVADVEGHADAVLADLARLRT from the coding sequence ATGCTCGCGCCAGGGACGCCTGCGCCCGGCTTCGCGCTGCCCGACCAGGACGGCCGCACGGTCCGGCTGGCCGACTTCGCCGGTCGCTGGCTGCTGCTCTGGTGGTACCCCAAGGCCTCCACGCCCGGTTGAACGGTGGAGGGCTGGGCCTTGCGGGACAGGGCCGCGGAGTTCGCCGCCGCCGGCTGCGCCGTCGTCGGAGCGTCGTTCGACCCGCCGGAGGCGAACAAGGAGTTCGCCGACGCGCAGGCGTTCGGCTTCCCGCTGCTGTCCGACGTCGACCGCAGCGTCGGGCGCGCCTACGGCGTGACCCGCGACGACGACGACCAGTACGCCGCCTACCCCCAGCGCGTCTCCTACCTGATCGACGCCGGCGGGGTCGTCCGGGTCGTCTACACCGTGGCCGACGTCGAGGGCCATGCCGACGCGGTGCTCGCCGACCTCGCCCGGCTGCGGACGTGA
- a CDS encoding VIT1/CCC1 transporter family protein has product MTAEARAGTTSDTAELDKRVNQVSSGGARAAVLGVSDGLVTNVSLILGLAGAGASASSVRLAGFASLIAGALSMAAGEWISVRSQVELYESVLSDVRRLVARNPRLVLRELTDRLEHAGLGRSTAQVASTELPLDEPRFLRFTARTVFGVDPDQLGSPWTAAVTSLLLFALGAAVPLLPWFFGRGATAAGWSVGLTMAASLLTGAVVSRSSGRHAGYGAVRQALIVAAAAGATYGIGLAFGATLS; this is encoded by the coding sequence GTGACCGCCGAGGCACGGGCCGGCACCACGAGCGACACCGCAGAGCTCGACAAGAGGGTCAACCAGGTCAGCTCGGGCGGCGCCCGCGCGGCGGTGCTCGGCGTCAGCGACGGCTTGGTCACCAACGTCAGCCTCATCCTTGGCCTGGCCGGCGCCGGCGCGTCCGCGTCGAGCGTGCGGCTCGCCGGGTTCGCCAGCCTGATCGCCGGCGCGCTGTCGATGGCGGCGGGCGAGTGGATCTCCGTACGCAGCCAGGTCGAGCTGTACGAGTCCGTGCTGTCCGACGTACGCCGGCTCGTCGCCCGCAACCCGCGGCTGGTCCTCCGGGAGCTGACCGACCGGTTGGAGCACGCCGGCCTGGGTCGCAGCACCGCGCAGGTGGCGAGCACGGAGCTGCCGCTCGACGAGCCGCGCTTCCTGCGCTTCACCGCGCGCACGGTGTTCGGCGTCGACCCCGACCAGCTCGGCTCACCGTGGACGGCAGCGGTCACGTCGCTGCTGCTGTTCGCCCTCGGCGCGGCCGTGCCGCTGCTGCCGTGGTTCTTCGGCCGCGGGGCCACTGCCGCCGGGTGGTCGGTCGGGCTGACGATGGCGGCCAGCCTGCTGACCGGGGCCGTGGTCAGTCGCAGCAGCGGTCGGCACGCGGGCTACGGTGCGGTGCGCCAGGCGCTGATCGTGGCGGCCGCCGCCGGAGCGACCTACGGCATCGGCCTGGCCTTCGGCGCGACACTGTCCTGA
- a CDS encoding SDR family oxidoreductase, with protein sequence MTTDRTAVVTGAGSGIGRATALLLADLGYRVAAADLDEASAHETAAAADGITGYGVDVTDDRSVAALADALGALDVVISCAGWDETYQFLETTPDFWAKVVAINYLGVVRMAHAFLPAMVERGAGGRIVNVASDAGRVGSSGESVYAGAKGGVIAFTKSIAREMARHAITANAVCPGPTETPLFRRQPERIQEALERAIPMRRLATPDDVAHAIAYFASEPAGFVTGQVLSVSGGLTMHG encoded by the coding sequence ATGACCACTGACCGCACCGCCGTCGTCACCGGCGCGGGCTCCGGCATCGGCCGGGCCACCGCCCTCCTGCTCGCCGACCTCGGCTACCGGGTCGCCGCCGCCGACCTCGACGAGGCGTCGGCGCACGAGACCGCGGCGGCGGCCGACGGCATCACGGGCTACGGCGTCGACGTCACCGACGACCGCTCGGTCGCCGCACTCGCCGATGCTCTCGGGGCGCTCGACGTGGTGATCAGCTGCGCGGGCTGGGACGAGACCTACCAGTTCCTCGAGACCACGCCAGACTTCTGGGCGAAGGTCGTCGCGATCAACTACCTCGGCGTCGTACGCATGGCGCACGCGTTCCTGCCGGCGATGGTCGAGCGCGGGGCGGGTGGCCGCATCGTCAACGTCGCGAGCGACGCGGGCCGGGTCGGCAGCAGCGGCGAGTCGGTCTACGCCGGCGCCAAGGGCGGCGTCATCGCGTTCACCAAGTCGATCGCCCGCGAGATGGCGCGGCACGCGATCACGGCCAACGCCGTCTGCCCCGGCCCGACCGAGACGCCGCTGTTCCGCCGCCAGCCGGAGCGCATCCAGGAGGCGCTGGAGCGGGCGATCCCGATGCGTCGGCTGGCCACGCCCGACGACGTCGCGCACGCGATCGCCTACTTCGCCTCGGAGCCGGCCGGCTTCGTGACCGGGCAGGTGCTGTCGGTCAGCGGCGGCCTGACGATGCACGGCTGA
- a CDS encoding enoyl-CoA hydratase/isomerase family protein, translated as MNYGSYEHLLFERRDNGVLQITINRPDRMNATHEPLHTELATVWTDVDRDPDTRVVVVTGAGKAFSAGGDLAMVERMTQNYSEIVRMMKETGDLVYNMVNCDKPIISAINGTAVGAGLTVALMADISIIAEDVRLTDGHLRLGVAAGDHAAIIWPLLCGMAKAKYYLLTADFINGQEAERIGLVSRCVPAGELMDTAHDVAQRLATGPQHAVRLTKRSLNNWLRLAGPTFDTSVAYEMLTFLGDDVAEGMAAVKEKRPPAFPTTQS; from the coding sequence ATGAACTACGGCTCCTACGAGCACCTGCTGTTCGAGCGGCGCGACAACGGCGTGCTGCAGATCACGATCAACCGGCCGGACCGGATGAACGCGACGCACGAGCCGCTGCACACCGAGCTGGCCACCGTCTGGACCGACGTCGACCGCGATCCGGACACGCGCGTGGTCGTCGTCACGGGCGCGGGCAAGGCATTCTCCGCCGGCGGCGACCTCGCGATGGTCGAGCGGATGACGCAGAACTACTCCGAGATCGTCCGGATGATGAAGGAGACCGGCGACCTCGTCTACAACATGGTCAACTGCGACAAGCCGATCATCTCGGCGATCAACGGCACCGCCGTCGGCGCGGGGCTCACGGTCGCGCTCATGGCCGACATCAGCATCATCGCCGAGGACGTGCGGCTGACCGACGGGCACCTGCGGCTCGGCGTGGCCGCGGGCGACCACGCGGCGATCATCTGGCCGCTGCTGTGCGGGATGGCCAAGGCCAAGTACTACCTGCTGACGGCCGACTTCATCAACGGCCAGGAGGCGGAGCGGATCGGGCTGGTCAGCCGTTGCGTGCCGGCGGGCGAGCTCATGGACACGGCTCACGACGTTGCCCAGCGGCTGGCTACCGGGCCGCAGCACGCGGTGCGGCTGACCAAGCGGTCGCTGAACAACTGGCTGCGCCTCGCCGGCCCGACATTCGACACGTCGGTCGCCTACGAGATGTTGACCTTCCTCGGCGACGACGTCGCCGAGGGGATGGCGGCGGTCAAGGAGAAGCGCCCGCCGGCCTTCCCGACGACTCAGTCGTAG
- a CDS encoding ferredoxin--NADP reductase gives MSDHAPRELTVKEIVRETDDAHSVVFDGPPMPYRPGQFLTLRIPSDREPTARCYSLSSSPHVDDLMKVTVKRTVDGYGSNWVCDNVRPGTVIEVLPPAGHFTPKDLSGDLLLFAGGSGITPVMSIVKSALATGTGHLVLVYANRDERSVIFARELADLSARHPDRLSVVHWLESVQGVPATAQLAELARPYTAYDAFLCGPAPYMDAVSAALTSLGVPRANMHLERFVSLSGSSWGQPVEVVDDGGPTATVHVELDGESFEVAWPVQSHLLDVLLAKGLDAPYSCREGNCSACACRLVEGEVEMVDNQVLEQEDLDEGWILACQSLPKTGVVKVSYD, from the coding sequence GTGAGTGACCACGCCCCGCGCGAGCTGACGGTCAAGGAGATCGTCCGGGAGACCGACGACGCGCACTCCGTCGTCTTCGACGGCCCGCCGATGCCCTACCGGCCCGGCCAGTTCCTCACCCTGCGCATCCCGAGCGACCGGGAGCCGACCGCACGCTGCTACTCGCTGTCGAGCTCGCCGCACGTCGATGACCTGATGAAGGTGACGGTCAAGCGCACCGTCGACGGCTACGGGTCCAACTGGGTCTGCGACAACGTGCGGCCGGGCACGGTCATCGAGGTCCTGCCACCCGCCGGTCACTTCACCCCGAAGGATTTGTCCGGCGACCTGCTGCTGTTCGCCGGCGGCAGCGGCATCACCCCGGTGATGTCGATCGTGAAGAGCGCGCTCGCCACCGGCACCGGCCACCTCGTGCTCGTCTACGCCAACCGTGACGAGCGATCGGTCATCTTCGCCCGCGAGCTGGCGGACCTGTCCGCGCGGCACCCCGACCGGTTGTCCGTCGTGCACTGGCTGGAGTCGGTGCAGGGGGTGCCGGCGACCGCCCAGCTGGCGGAGCTGGCCCGGCCCTACACGGCGTACGACGCGTTTCTCTGCGGCCCGGCGCCCTACATGGATGCCGTGAGCGCTGCGCTGACCTCGCTCGGGGTGCCGCGGGCCAACATGCACCTCGAACGGTTCGTCAGCCTCTCCGGCAGCAGCTGGGGGCAGCCCGTCGAGGTCGTCGACGACGGTGGCCCGACCGCGACCGTGCACGTGGAGCTCGACGGAGAGAGCTTCGAGGTGGCCTGGCCCGTGCAGTCACACCTGCTCGACGTGCTGCTGGCCAAGGGCCTCGACGCGCCCTACTCCTGCCGCGAGGGCAACTGCAGCGCCTGCGCCTGCCGGCTGGTCGAGGGCGAGGTGGAGATGGTCGACAACCAGGTGCTCGAGCAGGAGGACCTGGACGAGGGCTGGATCCTGGCCTGCCAGTCGCTGCCGAAGACCGGCGTCGTGAAGGTGAGCTACGACTGA
- a CDS encoding Rieske 2Fe-2S domain-containing protein, producing the protein MTAVDETRVIQTSTPPARYARGWHCLGPARMFRDGKPHGVYAFGGKLVVWQGADGELHALDSYCRHMGGDLSQGTVQGDNLACPFHGWRWGGNGKCQEIPYARRVPPRARTKSWLTLERNGHLFVWHDPEGNPPPDDVTIPVFDGYDAGEWTDWTWEQIPVDNSHSREIVDNMVDMAHFYYIHKGLPTYFKNVFEGHLATQYYAGTNHETAATGAPIEIGVFEGQLTKSEATYFGPAYLVDWLEDNYGGMTISSILITAHYPVTPNSFVLQYGMIVKKIPGLDDETMAKVARKMTRMIGEGFLEDVKIWQHKTRIDNPLLCEEDGPVYQLRRWYEQFYVDVADIAPEMVQRFEFEIDTTRAVESWQKQLVEAAQAGGQVGDVAAARA; encoded by the coding sequence GTGACTGCCGTCGACGAGACCCGCGTCATCCAGACCAGCACGCCGCCGGCCCGGTACGCGCGCGGCTGGCACTGCCTCGGCCCGGCGCGCATGTTTCGCGACGGCAAGCCGCACGGCGTCTACGCCTTCGGCGGCAAGCTCGTCGTCTGGCAGGGGGCCGACGGGGAGCTGCACGCTCTCGACTCCTACTGCCGGCACATGGGTGGCGACCTGAGCCAGGGCACCGTGCAGGGCGACAACCTGGCCTGCCCGTTCCACGGCTGGCGCTGGGGTGGCAACGGCAAGTGCCAGGAGATCCCCTACGCCCGGCGGGTGCCGCCGCGGGCGCGCACGAAGTCGTGGCTGACGCTGGAGCGCAACGGTCACCTGTTCGTCTGGCACGACCCCGAGGGCAACCCTCCGCCCGACGACGTGACGATCCCGGTCTTCGACGGTTACGACGCGGGCGAGTGGACCGACTGGACCTGGGAGCAGATCCCGGTCGACAACAGTCACTCCCGCGAGATCGTCGACAACATGGTCGACATGGCCCACTTCTACTACATCCACAAGGGCCTGCCGACCTACTTCAAGAACGTCTTCGAGGGCCACCTCGCGACGCAGTACTACGCCGGCACCAACCACGAGACTGCGGCGACCGGTGCCCCGATCGAGATCGGGGTCTTCGAGGGGCAGCTGACGAAGTCGGAGGCCACCTACTTCGGCCCCGCCTACCTCGTCGACTGGCTCGAGGACAACTACGGCGGCATGACGATCTCGTCGATCCTCATCACCGCGCACTACCCGGTGACGCCCAACTCGTTCGTGCTGCAGTACGGCATGATCGTCAAGAAGATCCCCGGCCTCGACGACGAGACGATGGCCAAGGTCGCCCGCAAGATGACCCGGATGATCGGCGAGGGGTTCCTGGAAGACGTCAAGATCTGGCAGCACAAGACCCGGATCGACAACCCGCTGCTGTGCGAGGAGGACGGGCCGGTCTACCAGCTGCGCCGCTGGTACGAGCAGTTCTACGTCGACGTGGCCGACATCGCGCCCGAGATGGTGCAACGCTTCGAGTTCGAGATCGACACGACTCGCGCGGTCGAGTCGTGGCAGAAGCAGCTGGTGGAGGCGGCGCAGGCCGGCGGCCAGGTGGGCGACGTCGCTGCCGCCCGCGCCTAG
- a CDS encoding MarR family transcriptional regulator, translated as MIDPSLSRLAQALNDLYRLSGSARFHERTVESTKVNVTRSGLRFLSLVADVGPISATRLAQALDLSQPTASRVLQQLEAAGFVSRQAHDSDGRVSHYVATRKGKRALERVHHYHVSQLTEALADVDPQHRATLAAAVTELVERLHRSELPSSRRTA; from the coding sequence GTGATCGACCCGTCGCTCAGCCGGCTCGCGCAGGCGCTCAACGACCTCTACCGGTTGTCCGGGTCGGCTCGCTTCCACGAGCGCACGGTCGAGTCGACAAAGGTCAACGTCACCCGCAGCGGGTTGCGCTTCCTGTCGCTGGTCGCCGACGTCGGCCCGATCTCGGCGACCAGGCTCGCGCAGGCGCTCGACCTCAGCCAGCCGACGGCGAGCCGGGTGCTGCAGCAGCTCGAGGCCGCCGGTTTCGTCAGCCGGCAGGCGCACGACAGCGACGGCCGGGTGTCGCACTACGTCGCCACCCGCAAGGGCAAGCGGGCGCTGGAGCGCGTGCACCACTACCACGTCAGCCAGCTGACCGAGGCACTCGCCGACGTCGACCCACAGCACCGGGCGACGCTGGCCGCCGCGGTCACCGAGCTCGTGGAGCGGCTGCACCGCAGCGAGCTGCCGAGCTCCCGGCGTACCGCCTGA
- a CDS encoding acyl-CoA dehydrogenase family protein gives MSLGPSEDQQSLVALADETFARRTAGDQLAALERSTSRVDDEGWREAADAGLLGIAVPEEHGGAGLGLVELLLVLEQQGRRLAMLPLWETALAGLALGQHGTGPQHEQWLPRIAGGRATLTVALDLVEGGVGVRAQRTDGGWRLDGLVATVPHGHAAGAVVVEAEAGGQRQLFLVDITADGVRREPVETTTHALAADLTFAGAPAEPLGDAGAVGWLHARARLALAALALGVADGGVHDAAAYVSSREQFGRPLATFQAVSQQVADCYCDVQAMRMTLWQAAWAVEHHDDARAAVGVATWWATDAGLRVQHRVQHLHGGMGADTTYPVHRRFLWAMEIDALLGGASCQLAHLGPRLIEA, from the coding sequence GTGAGCCTCGGACCCTCTGAGGACCAGCAGTCCCTCGTCGCGCTCGCGGACGAGACCTTCGCGCGGCGCACCGCGGGTGACCAGCTCGCGGCCCTCGAGCGGTCGACCTCGCGGGTCGACGACGAAGGTTGGCGGGAGGCCGCCGACGCCGGACTGCTCGGCATCGCCGTGCCCGAGGAGCACGGCGGGGCCGGGCTCGGGCTCGTCGAGCTGCTGCTCGTGCTGGAGCAGCAGGGCCGCCGGCTGGCCATGCTGCCGTTGTGGGAGACGGCGCTGGCCGGGCTCGCGCTCGGGCAGCACGGCACCGGACCGCAGCACGAACAGTGGTTGCCGCGCATCGCGGGCGGCCGCGCAACGCTCACCGTGGCGCTCGACCTGGTCGAGGGTGGCGTCGGCGTGCGGGCGCAGCGGACGGACGGCGGCTGGCGCCTCGACGGGCTGGTTGCGACCGTGCCGCACGGCCACGCCGCGGGTGCCGTGGTCGTCGAGGCCGAGGCCGGCGGGCAGCGGCAGCTGTTCCTCGTCGACATCACCGCCGACGGCGTACGCCGGGAGCCGGTCGAGACGACGACGCACGCCCTGGCCGCCGACCTGACGTTCGCCGGCGCGCCGGCCGAGCCGCTCGGCGACGCGGGCGCGGTCGGGTGGCTGCACGCGCGAGCGCGGCTCGCGCTGGCGGCGCTGGCGCTCGGGGTGGCCGACGGGGGAGTGCACGACGCCGCGGCCTACGTCTCCAGCCGCGAGCAGTTCGGCCGGCCGCTCGCGACGTTCCAGGCGGTGAGCCAGCAGGTCGCCGACTGCTACTGCGACGTGCAGGCGATGCGGATGACGCTGTGGCAGGCCGCGTGGGCGGTCGAGCACCACGACGACGCGCGTGCCGCGGTCGGCGTCGCGACGTGGTGGGCGACCGACGCGGGGCTTCGGGTGCAGCACCGCGTGCAGCACCTGCACGGCGGCATGGGCGCGGACACGACCTACCCCGTACACCGCCGGTTCCTCTGGGCGATGGAGATCGACGCGCTGCTCGGCGGCGCCTCCTGCCAGCTCGCCCACCTCGGCCCGCGGCTCATCGAGGCCTAG